In the genome of Rhodamnia argentea isolate NSW1041297 chromosome 3, ASM2092103v1, whole genome shotgun sequence, one region contains:
- the LOC115746486 gene encoding peptidyl-tRNA hydrolase ICT1, mitochondrial, with amino-acid sequence MAVIRTTTAMFLREMFAQPLSPLPAIWRIRPPSPRFGATLRCAQRGISFTRIRCAASGGAGEKKAPSRLAQVQQLLQEAEERALSAGDEPTPKITLDHVTVSFARSGGPGGQNVNKVNTKVDMRFNVKNAYWLSGRIRERIMQMEKNRINKDGEIVISSTKTRTQKGNIDDALGKLQAIIDAASYVPPPPSEEQKKKIAKMAAIGEQKRLKSKKALSDKKAFRRSRDGWD; translated from the exons ATGGCGGTCATCAGGACGACGACGGCCATGTTCCTCCGAGAGATGTTCGCTCAGCCCCTGTCTCCGTTGCCAGCCATCTGGAGGATTCGACCTCCGTCGCCCCGCTTCGGCGCCACGCTACGGTGCGCGCAGCGCGGGATCAGCTTCACCCGGATACGCTGCGCCGCGTCGGGAGGCGCCGGAGAGAAGAAGGCCCCCTCTCGGCTCGCGCAGGTCCAGCAGCTCCTGCAGGAAGCCGAGGAGCGAGCTCTCTCTGCCGGGGACGAGCCCACCCCGAAAATAACGCTCG ACCATGTCACCGTGAGTTTTGCAAGAAGTGGTGGTCCAGGAGGCCAAAATGTGAACAAAG TGAATACTAAGGTTGACATGCGCTTCAATGTGAAAAATGCATACTGGCTAAGTGGCAGGATTAGGGAGAGGATAATGCAAATG GAAAAGAATCGGATCAATAAGGATGGTGAAATTGTGATCTCTTCAACGAAAACTCGAACTCAGAA GGGGAACATTGATGATGCTCTAGGAAAGCTACAG GCAATTATTGATGCCGCTTCATACGTCCCACCACCTCCTTCAgaagagcagaagaagaagattgccAAGAT GGCTGCTATTGGAGAGCAGAAACGCTTGAAGAGTAAGAAGGCGCTCTCAGATAAAAAGGCATTTCGCAGAAGTAGAGACGGCTGGGATTGA
- the LOC115746484 gene encoding uncharacterized protein LOC115746484 isoform X6, translating to MQGNRGGRNPFFEFGDPFADFGSFGGQRSLVSSFFGGRDPFDDPFFTQPFGGGLFDSSIFRPTASPFMSMPPFMNMHPSALMEHHPPEPRMSRGPIIEEVNSDDDKEEADNEKKENPRKHGRSSEMPRVEGPDDEERTSKQLHYWNGSRERPSERQMQPQNHSFAFQSSTVTYGGANGAYHTSSMTRRTGSDGLTFEDRKEADSATRQATHRVSRGLHNKGHSLTRKLTPDGKVNTMQTLHNLNEVELPQFEQAWKGSARQHLPGWSEHFDGHVGRGGVGQIGPSSHGGWALPSTQQSLPTQRVTSDRRERAESSQRQNAGRMKANASEKAGLSHGKPRG from the exons ATGCAGGGTAACAGAGGTGGTAGAAatcctttttttgaatttggtgACCCTTTTGCTGATTTTGGAAGCTTCGGTGGTCAGAGAAGTTTAGTTTCTAGCTTCTTTGGAGGAAGAGACCCATTTGATGACCCTTTCTTTACACAACCATTTGGGGGGGGCCTGTTTGACTCGAGCATATTTCGTCCAACTGCAAGTCCTTTCATGAGTATGCCTCCTTTCATGAACATGCATCCATCTGCTTTGATGGAGCATCATCCTCCAGAACCGAGAATGTCAAGAGGACCCATTATTGAAGAAGTGAACTCTGATGATGACAAGGAAGAAGCGGACAATGAGAAGAAGGAGAACCCAAGAAAGCATGGGAGGTCAAGTGAGATGCCTCGTGTTGAGGGTCCTGATGATGAAG AGAGGACAAGCAAGCAGCTGCATTATTGGAATGGCTCCAGAGAGAGGCCATCTGAGAGACAGATGCAGCCACAGAATCACAGTTTCGCCTTTCAGAGCTCTACTGTCACTTATGGTGGTGCAAATGGTGCATATCATACATCATCCATGACTAGAAGGACGGGCAGTGATGGG TTGACATTTGAGGATAGGAAAGAAGCTGATAGTGCAACTAGGCAAGCCACTCATAGAGTTTCCAGGGGACTCCATAATAAG GGCCATTCACTTACCAGGAAGCTTACTCCTGATGGTAAGGTGAATACCATGCAGACTCTGCACAACCTAAATGAAG TTGAGCTGCCTCAATTTGAACAAGCCTGGAAGGGAAGTGCTAGACAGCATTTGCCTGGTTGGAGTGAGCATTTCGATGGTCATGTTGGACGAG GAGGAGTTGGTCAGATTGGACCCTCAAGTCATGGAG GATGGGCGCTTCCGTCCACTCAGCAATCGTTGCCCACGCAGAGGGTGACATCTGATAGGAGGGAACGAGCAGAGTCTTCTCAGAGGCAAAATGCTGGAAGAATGAAAGCAAATGCCAGCGAAAAGGCCGGCCTCTCCCATGGAAAACCGAGAGGATAA
- the LOC115746484 gene encoding uncharacterized protein LOC115746484 isoform X5 translates to MQGNRGGRNPFFEFGDPFADFGSFGGQRSLVSSFFGGRDPFDDPFFTQPFGGGLFDSSIFRPTASPFMSMPPFMNMHPSALMEHHPPEPRMSRGPIIEEVNSDDDKEEADNEKKENPRKHGRSSEMPRVEGPDDEVAERTSKQLHYWNGSRERPSERQMQPQNHSFAFQSSTVTYGGANGAYHTSSMTRRTGSDGLTFEDRKEADSATRQATHRVSRGLHNKGHSLTRKLTPDGKVNTMQTLHNLNEVELPQFEQAWKGSARQHLPGWSEHFDGHVGRGVGQIGPSSHGGWALPSTQQSLPTQRVTSDRRERAESSQRQNAGRMKANASEKAGLSHGKPRG, encoded by the exons ATGCAGGGTAACAGAGGTGGTAGAAatcctttttttgaatttggtgACCCTTTTGCTGATTTTGGAAGCTTCGGTGGTCAGAGAAGTTTAGTTTCTAGCTTCTTTGGAGGAAGAGACCCATTTGATGACCCTTTCTTTACACAACCATTTGGGGGGGGCCTGTTTGACTCGAGCATATTTCGTCCAACTGCAAGTCCTTTCATGAGTATGCCTCCTTTCATGAACATGCATCCATCTGCTTTGATGGAGCATCATCCTCCAGAACCGAGAATGTCAAGAGGACCCATTATTGAAGAAGTGAACTCTGATGATGACAAGGAAGAAGCGGACAATGAGAAGAAGGAGAACCCAAGAAAGCATGGGAGGTCAAGTGAGATGCCTCGTGTTGAGGGTCCTGATGATGAAG TGGCAGAGAGGACAAGCAAGCAGCTGCATTATTGGAATGGCTCCAGAGAGAGGCCATCTGAGAGACAGATGCAGCCACAGAATCACAGTTTCGCCTTTCAGAGCTCTACTGTCACTTATGGTGGTGCAAATGGTGCATATCATACATCATCCATGACTAGAAGGACGGGCAGTGATGGG TTGACATTTGAGGATAGGAAAGAAGCTGATAGTGCAACTAGGCAAGCCACTCATAGAGTTTCCAGGGGACTCCATAATAAG GGCCATTCACTTACCAGGAAGCTTACTCCTGATGGTAAGGTGAATACCATGCAGACTCTGCACAACCTAAATGAAG TTGAGCTGCCTCAATTTGAACAAGCCTGGAAGGGAAGTGCTAGACAGCATTTGCCTGGTTGGAGTGAGCATTTCGATGGTCATGTTGGACGAG GAGTTGGTCAGATTGGACCCTCAAGTCATGGAG GATGGGCGCTTCCGTCCACTCAGCAATCGTTGCCCACGCAGAGGGTGACATCTGATAGGAGGGAACGAGCAGAGTCTTCTCAGAGGCAAAATGCTGGAAGAATGAAAGCAAATGCCAGCGAAAAGGCCGGCCTCTCCCATGGAAAACCGAGAGGATAA
- the LOC115746484 gene encoding uncharacterized protein LOC115746484 isoform X1 has translation MQGNRGGRNPFFEFGDPFADFGSFGGQRSLVSSFFGGRDPFDDPFFTQPFGGGLFDSSIFRPTASPFMSMPPFMNMHPSALMEHHPPEPRMSRGPIIEEVNSDDDKEEADNEKKENPRKHGRSSEMPRVEGPDDEVAERTSKQLHYWNGSRERPSERQMQPQNHSFAFQSSTVTYGGANGAYHTSSMTRRTGSDGLTFEDRKEADSATRQATHRVSRGLHNKGHSLTRKLTPDGKVNTMQTLHNLNEVELPQFEQAWKGSARQHLPGWSEHFDGHVGRGGVGQIGPSSHGGWALPSTQQSLPTQRVTSDRRERAESSQRQNAGRMKANASEKAGLSHGKPRG, from the exons ATGCAGGGTAACAGAGGTGGTAGAAatcctttttttgaatttggtgACCCTTTTGCTGATTTTGGAAGCTTCGGTGGTCAGAGAAGTTTAGTTTCTAGCTTCTTTGGAGGAAGAGACCCATTTGATGACCCTTTCTTTACACAACCATTTGGGGGGGGCCTGTTTGACTCGAGCATATTTCGTCCAACTGCAAGTCCTTTCATGAGTATGCCTCCTTTCATGAACATGCATCCATCTGCTTTGATGGAGCATCATCCTCCAGAACCGAGAATGTCAAGAGGACCCATTATTGAAGAAGTGAACTCTGATGATGACAAGGAAGAAGCGGACAATGAGAAGAAGGAGAACCCAAGAAAGCATGGGAGGTCAAGTGAGATGCCTCGTGTTGAGGGTCCTGATGATGAAG TGGCAGAGAGGACAAGCAAGCAGCTGCATTATTGGAATGGCTCCAGAGAGAGGCCATCTGAGAGACAGATGCAGCCACAGAATCACAGTTTCGCCTTTCAGAGCTCTACTGTCACTTATGGTGGTGCAAATGGTGCATATCATACATCATCCATGACTAGAAGGACGGGCAGTGATGGG TTGACATTTGAGGATAGGAAAGAAGCTGATAGTGCAACTAGGCAAGCCACTCATAGAGTTTCCAGGGGACTCCATAATAAG GGCCATTCACTTACCAGGAAGCTTACTCCTGATGGTAAGGTGAATACCATGCAGACTCTGCACAACCTAAATGAAG TTGAGCTGCCTCAATTTGAACAAGCCTGGAAGGGAAGTGCTAGACAGCATTTGCCTGGTTGGAGTGAGCATTTCGATGGTCATGTTGGACGAG GAGGAGTTGGTCAGATTGGACCCTCAAGTCATGGAG GATGGGCGCTTCCGTCCACTCAGCAATCGTTGCCCACGCAGAGGGTGACATCTGATAGGAGGGAACGAGCAGAGTCTTCTCAGAGGCAAAATGCTGGAAGAATGAAAGCAAATGCCAGCGAAAAGGCCGGCCTCTCCCATGGAAAACCGAGAGGATAA
- the LOC115746484 gene encoding uncharacterized protein LOC115746484 isoform X3, protein MQGNRGGRNPFFEFGDPFADFGSFGGQRSLVSSFFGGRDPFDDPFFTQPFGGGLFDSSIFRPTASPFMSMPPFMNMHPSALMEHHPPEPRMSRGPIIEEVNSDDDKEEADNEKKENPRKHGRSSEMPRVEGPDDEVAERTSKQLHYWNGSRERPSERQMQPQNHSFAFQSSTVTYGGANGAYHTSSMTRRTGSDGVTFEDRKEADSATRQATHRVSRGLHNKGHSLTRKLTPDGKVNTMQTLHNLNEVELPQFEQAWKGSARQHLPGWSEHFDGHVGRGGVGQIGPSSHGGWALPSTQQSLPTQRVTSDRRERAESSQRQNAGRMKANASEKAGLSHGKPRG, encoded by the exons ATGCAGGGTAACAGAGGTGGTAGAAatcctttttttgaatttggtgACCCTTTTGCTGATTTTGGAAGCTTCGGTGGTCAGAGAAGTTTAGTTTCTAGCTTCTTTGGAGGAAGAGACCCATTTGATGACCCTTTCTTTACACAACCATTTGGGGGGGGCCTGTTTGACTCGAGCATATTTCGTCCAACTGCAAGTCCTTTCATGAGTATGCCTCCTTTCATGAACATGCATCCATCTGCTTTGATGGAGCATCATCCTCCAGAACCGAGAATGTCAAGAGGACCCATTATTGAAGAAGTGAACTCTGATGATGACAAGGAAGAAGCGGACAATGAGAAGAAGGAGAACCCAAGAAAGCATGGGAGGTCAAGTGAGATGCCTCGTGTTGAGGGTCCTGATGATGAAG TGGCAGAGAGGACAAGCAAGCAGCTGCATTATTGGAATGGCTCCAGAGAGAGGCCATCTGAGAGACAGATGCAGCCACAGAATCACAGTTTCGCCTTTCAGAGCTCTACTGTCACTTATGGTGGTGCAAATGGTGCATATCATACATCATCCATGACTAGAAGGACGGGCAGTGATGGGGTA ACATTTGAGGATAGGAAAGAAGCTGATAGTGCAACTAGGCAAGCCACTCATAGAGTTTCCAGGGGACTCCATAATAAG GGCCATTCACTTACCAGGAAGCTTACTCCTGATGGTAAGGTGAATACCATGCAGACTCTGCACAACCTAAATGAAG TTGAGCTGCCTCAATTTGAACAAGCCTGGAAGGGAAGTGCTAGACAGCATTTGCCTGGTTGGAGTGAGCATTTCGATGGTCATGTTGGACGAG GAGGAGTTGGTCAGATTGGACCCTCAAGTCATGGAG GATGGGCGCTTCCGTCCACTCAGCAATCGTTGCCCACGCAGAGGGTGACATCTGATAGGAGGGAACGAGCAGAGTCTTCTCAGAGGCAAAATGCTGGAAGAATGAAAGCAAATGCCAGCGAAAAGGCCGGCCTCTCCCATGGAAAACCGAGAGGATAA
- the LOC115746484 gene encoding uncharacterized protein LOC115746484 isoform X4 produces MQGNRGGRNPFFEFGDPFADFGSFGGQRSLVSSFFGGRDPFDDPFFTQPFGGGLFDSSIFRPTASPFMSMPPFMNMHPSALMEHHPPEPRMSRGPIIEEVNSDDDKEEADNEKKENPRKHGRSSEMPRVEGPDDEVAERTSKQLHYWNGSRERPSERQMQPQNHSFAFQSSTVTYGGANGAYHTSSMTRRTGSDGLTFEDRKEADSATRQATHRVSRGLHNKGHSLTRKLTPDGKVNTMQTLHNLNEVELPQFEQAWKGSARQHLPGWSEHFDGHVGRGVGQIGPSSHGGWALPSTQQSLPTQRVTSDRRERAESSQRQNAGRMKANASEKAGLSHGKPRG; encoded by the exons ATGCAGGGTAACAGAGGTGGTAGAAatcctttttttgaatttggtgACCCTTTTGCTGATTTTGGAAGCTTCGGTGGTCAGAGAAGTTTAGTTTCTAGCTTCTTTGGAGGAAGAGACCCATTTGATGACCCTTTCTTTACACAACCATTTGGGGGGGGCCTGTTTGACTCGAGCATATTTCGTCCAACTGCAAGTCCTTTCATGAGTATGCCTCCTTTCATGAACATGCATCCATCTGCTTTGATGGAGCATCATCCTCCAGAACCGAGAATGTCAAGAGGACCCATTATTGAAGAAGTGAACTCTGATGATGACAAGGAAGAAGCGGACAATGAGAAGAAGGAGAACCCAAGAAAGCATGGGAGGTCAAGTGAGATGCCTCGTGTTGAGGGTCCTGATGATGAAG TGGCAGAGAGGACAAGCAAGCAGCTGCATTATTGGAATGGCTCCAGAGAGAGGCCATCTGAGAGACAGATGCAGCCACAGAATCACAGTTTCGCCTTTCAGAGCTCTACTGTCACTTATGGTGGTGCAAATGGTGCATATCATACATCATCCATGACTAGAAGGACGGGCAGTGATGGG TTGACATTTGAGGATAGGAAAGAAGCTGATAGTGCAACTAGGCAAGCCACTCATAGAGTTTCCAGGGGACTCCATAATAAG GGCCATTCACTTACCAGGAAGCTTACTCCTGATGGTAAGGTGAATACCATGCAGACTCTGCACAACCTAAATGAAG TTGAGCTGCCTCAATTTGAACAAGCCTGGAAGGGAAGTGCTAGACAGCATTTGCCTGGTTGGAGTGAGCATTTCGATGGTCATGTTGGACGAG GAGTTGGTCAGATTGGACCCTCAAGT CATGGAGGATGGGCGCTTCCGTCCACTCAGCAATCGTTGCCCACGCAGAGGGTGACATCTGATAGGAGGGAACGAGCAGAGTCTTCTCAGAGGCAAAATGCTGGAAGAATGAAAGCAAATGCCAGCGAAAAGGCCGGCCTCTCCCATGGAAAACCGAGAGGATAA
- the LOC115746484 gene encoding uncharacterized protein LOC115746484 isoform X2: protein MQGNRGGRNPFFEFGDPFADFGSFGGQRSLVSSFFGGRDPFDDPFFTQPFGGGLFDSSIFRPTASPFMSMPPFMNMHPSALMEHHPPEPRMSRGPIIEEVNSDDDKEEADNEKKENPRKHGRSSEMPRVEGPDDEVAERTSKQLHYWNGSRERPSERQMQPQNHSFAFQSSTVTYGGANGAYHTSSMTRRTGSDGLTFEDRKEADSATRQATHRVSRGLHNKGHSLTRKLTPDGKVNTMQTLHNLNEVELPQFEQAWKGSARQHLPGWSEHFDGHVGRGGVGQIGPSSHGGWALPSTQQSLPTQRVTSDRRERAESSQRQNAGRMKANASEKAGLSHGKPRG, encoded by the exons ATGCAGGGTAACAGAGGTGGTAGAAatcctttttttgaatttggtgACCCTTTTGCTGATTTTGGAAGCTTCGGTGGTCAGAGAAGTTTAGTTTCTAGCTTCTTTGGAGGAAGAGACCCATTTGATGACCCTTTCTTTACACAACCATTTGGGGGGGGCCTGTTTGACTCGAGCATATTTCGTCCAACTGCAAGTCCTTTCATGAGTATGCCTCCTTTCATGAACATGCATCCATCTGCTTTGATGGAGCATCATCCTCCAGAACCGAGAATGTCAAGAGGACCCATTATTGAAGAAGTGAACTCTGATGATGACAAGGAAGAAGCGGACAATGAGAAGAAGGAGAACCCAAGAAAGCATGGGAGGTCAAGTGAGATGCCTCGTGTTGAGGGTCCTGATGATGAAG TGGCAGAGAGGACAAGCAAGCAGCTGCATTATTGGAATGGCTCCAGAGAGAGGCCATCTGAGAGACAGATGCAGCCACAGAATCACAGTTTCGCCTTTCAGAGCTCTACTGTCACTTATGGTGGTGCAAATGGTGCATATCATACATCATCCATGACTAGAAGGACGGGCAGTGATGGG TTGACATTTGAGGATAGGAAAGAAGCTGATAGTGCAACTAGGCAAGCCACTCATAGAGTTTCCAGGGGACTCCATAATAAG GGCCATTCACTTACCAGGAAGCTTACTCCTGATGGTAAGGTGAATACCATGCAGACTCTGCACAACCTAAATGAAG TTGAGCTGCCTCAATTTGAACAAGCCTGGAAGGGAAGTGCTAGACAGCATTTGCCTGGTTGGAGTGAGCATTTCGATGGTCATGTTGGACGAG GAGGAGTTGGTCAGATTGGACCCTCAAGT CATGGAGGATGGGCGCTTCCGTCCACTCAGCAATCGTTGCCCACGCAGAGGGTGACATCTGATAGGAGGGAACGAGCAGAGTCTTCTCAGAGGCAAAATGCTGGAAGAATGAAAGCAAATGCCAGCGAAAAGGCCGGCCTCTCCCATGGAAAACCGAGAGGATAA
- the LOC115746508 gene encoding methylsterol monooxygenase 1-1-like: MLPYATIEEAESAVGRGLTLAETLWFRYSAAKSDYFLYCHNILFLFLVFNLVPIPLAFAELTRSLGLDQYKIQPKVRLSLAEMWKCYKDVNRMFFLVVGPLQLVSYPSVKMIGIRTGLPLPSRWEIVSQLVVYFLVEDYTNYWIHRFLHSKWGYEKIHSVHHEFAAPIGYAAPYAHWAEVLILGIPSFLGPALAPGHMVTFWLWIALRQIEAIETHSGYDLPWTPTKYIPFYGGAEYHDYHHYVGGQSQSNFASVFTYCDFIYGTDKGYQYHKKVLGKLKGMNGGTGTGLSGGKSDPSCDEVKND; the protein is encoded by the exons ATGCTGCCGTACGCGACGATCGAGGAGGCGGAGTCCGCCGTCGGCCGGGGCCTGACGCTGGCGGAGACGCTGTGGTTCAGGTACTCGGCGGCGAAGTCGGACTATTTCCTCTACTGCCACAacattctcttcctcttcctcgtcttcaacctcgtcCCGATCCCCCTGGCCTTCGCGGAGCTCACGCGCTCCCTCGGCCTTGACCAGTACAAGATCCAGCCCAAGGTCAGGCTCTCGCTCGCCGAGATGTGGAAGTGTTACAAGGACGTCAATCGCATGTTCTTCCTCGTCGTCGGCCCCTTGCAACTCGTCTCCTATCCTTCCGTCAAG ATGATTGGCATTCGGACAGGATTGCCATTGCCCTCGAGATGGGAGATTGTGTCACAGTTGGTGGTGTATTTCCTCGTGGAGGATTATACGAATTACTGGATCCACAGGTTCCTGCACAGCAAATGGGGATACGAGAAGATCCATTCCGTTCACCACGAATTCGCGGCTCCCATCGGCTATGCTGCGCCTTATGCTCACTGGGCGGAGGTTCTGATCCTCGGAATCCCATCTTTTCTCGGGCCGGCTTTGGCTCCTGGCCACATGGTCACCTTTTGGCTGTGGATAGCTTTACGGCAGATAGAGGCCATTGAGACTCACAGCGG ATATGACTTACCATGGACTCCAACCAAGTACATTCCATTTTATGGAGGTGCAGAGTACCATGATTACCATCATTATGTCGGAGGACAAAGCCAGAGCAACTTTGCATCTGTCTTTACTTATTGCGACTTCATCTATGGAACTGACAAG GGCTATCAGTATCATAAGAAGGTTCTTGGTAAG TTGAAAGGCATGAATGGAGGCACTGGCACTGGGCTAAGTGGAGGAAAAAGTGATCCCTCTTGTGACGAAGTGAAGAATGATTAG